Part of the Crossiella cryophila genome, CCGCCCACCATCGCCGCGATCGCGTTGGCCAGTGCGAACAAATCACCGGTCCCCGGGGTGCTCGCGGTCCGCGCCGCGGCGGCCAGGGCGGAGGTGAGCATGGCGGCCAGGTGGTGCCAGGCCACCGATTCGTCGGCGGCGAGCAGCACCACACCGAAGCGGTGCGCGGCGGCCACCAGTTCGGTGACCGGCTCGCCAAAACTCTTCAGCACCAGGCAGGAGTGTCCGGCATCGGCTGCGGCAGCAAGGAGATCCGTGGCCTGTGCTTCCGTTGTGCCGACGCCGACCGCGAGCAGGATCGCGTCCCTGACCCGGGGAAGTGGCGCTCGGGGCTCGAAGATGAGCAGGCCCGAGACCGGTACCGGGCGCTCGGGCAGCGTGGTCAACGGGCGCAGTAGCGAAGGGCCCAGCGCGTGCAGGACCTGCCTGAGATTGGGCGCCGCGGGGTCGGGCATCATCAACACTATAGCCGGGCGCACAAGACATTCGCGGATTCTCTGGACTGGCAACGAATGCCCGCGATCGGTGCGGCGGAGATGCTGACCGCAAGCGCATTCTGGCCGGCGCGCCGCGGGGCGGTGTCGCCGGGAAAGGAGATGCCATGCGAGGCAGGCGGAAAGCCGTTGTGGTCTTGGCGATCACCACCTCTCTGCTGGTGATGCCGGTGGTGGCGGAGGCGTCGCCGCGGTGTGATGCCACGCCGATCCGGACCGCGCTGGACGCGCTGGAACGGCTTGGCGCCGGGATCGCCGTGACGGTGCGGAGTCCGCGGTGCGGCGTCCGCGGTTACGGTGTCGGCCTCGCCGACCGGTGGACCGGGCGTGCGGTCGTGGGCGATGAGCACAGCCGGATTGGCAGCAATACCAAGGCATGGACGGCCACGGTGGTGCTGCAGCTCGTCGGCGAGGGCAGGATCAGGCTCGACGAGACCGTCGATCACTACCTGCCCGGCCTCATCCGCACCAAGCGCTACGACGCGCGCACCTTCACCGTCCGGCAGATGCTGCAGCACACCAACGGCCTGCCCGACTACCTGGAAGCACCGTTCTGGCAGAACAAGGAACGGCGCCGCTGGGACCACACCGAGCCGGTGCAGACGGTCAGGATGGCGCTGACCCTGCCGCCGCCCGTTCGTTGGGGGACAGCGGGTTTCGCCTACGCCAACACCAACTACAACCTGGCCGGACTGCTCGTCACCAAGGTCACCGGACGCGATATCGGCACCGAGATCAACCAGCGGATCATCAGGCGGCTCGGGCTGCGCGACACCTACTGGCCCGGTGACCGGGTCACGATCCCCTATCCGGAGCTGCGCAGTTACCCTCGGCAGTCCGGGCTGTCGGGGGACCGGACGGAGTGGAACACCTCGGAGGCGAACGCGTCCGGTTCGCTGATCTCCACCGGCGCGGACGTGACCGCCTTCTGGACCGCGTTGCTGACCGGGCGGCTACTGGCGCCCGCGCAGCTCGCCGAGATGAAACGAACTGTGCCGGACCAGCTCAGCGACGGCTACGGCCTGGGCATCGAGCGCACCCGGCTCACCCCGGACCTGATCACCTGGGGGCACAGCGGCAGCATGCCCAGCGGTCACAAGTTCCGCAACGCCGTGACCGAGGACGGCAGGCGATCGGTGACCCTGCTGATCGGCACCGACCAGCTCGACTCGGCCGAGATCGACGCCATCATGGGCAGGCTCGTCCGCGACCTCCGCTGATCAGGAACCAGCGTCCTCGCCCTCGGCCACGAACCGCACCGCGGCGAATTCCCGGTCCGGGACAAGGGCACCGGCCGGGAACGCACCGCTCTTCGCGACGGCCTCGAGTGGGCCGTCGCACATCTTGAGCACGGACGGATCCGCGTCATCGACGGTGAGGTACCGGTCCGGCCAGACCGGGTTGGTGCAGTCGAAGGCGCTGATCTCGTTGGCCGCGTAGGCCGGCAGGGCGCCGAGGGCGCCGATCGCGATCGCCGAGGCGGCCAGCCCGATCATGACGCGCAGTCCCACTCGTTTGCTCATGTGGCCAGCCTCGCCAGCGGTGTTCGCCCGCCGCATCCGCCGGACGTCCGGAACAACCACCCGACTGGCTGGAAGATCCCCCACCGGTCAGGAGGGCAGGACCTCATCCCAGGTGACCGGGAGCGCGGCGGGGCCGTAGACGGTGGTGTCGGCCTTGAACCGGATCTCCGCCTGCGGCACGGCCAGCCGCAGGGTCGGCACCCGACAGGGCAGGGTGGCCAGCGCGGTGGTCAGTTCCAGGCGGGCGATCTGCTGGCCGACGCAGTGGTGCGGCCCGTGGCCGAAGCCGAGGTGGCTGGTGGTCCGCCGATCGATGTCCAGCCGCTCCGGCTCGGGGAAGTGCGCCGGGTCGTGGTTGGCCGCCTGAGCGGCGGCGATCACGTACTCGCCGGCGGCGATCGGCTGGCCGCCGATCTCGGTGTCCACGGTGGCCACCCGCAACAGCCCCGCGCCCACGCCCAGCAACCGCACCAGTTCCTCGGTGGCGCCCACGGCCAGCGCCGGGTCGGCGGCCAGCCGGTCGAACTGGGTCCGGTCGGCCAGCAGGGCCAGCACGCCGTAGGTGATGGAGCTGGCGGTGGTGTCGTAGCCGGCGACCAGCAGGCCGACGGCCATCTTGGTCAGTTCCAGGTCGTTGAACGGCTGCTCGTGTTCCCGGCCACGGGTGACCAGCACGCTCAGCACGTCCTCGCCCGGCTCGGCGCGCCGGGCCCTGACCAGGTCGGCGACGTAGTCATACAGCGGGAACTTCACCGCGTTCAGCTCGTCCACGTCGGTCCCGCCGCTGAACAGGGTCTCCGCGACCCGCTGGAACACGCCGCGGTCGGCGTAGGGCACGCCGAGCAGCCCGGCGATCACGGAGGAGGTGAGCGGCTTGGAGAACCGCTCGTGCAGGTCGACCGGCCCGGTCTCGGCGGCGAGGCCGTCCAGCAGTTCGTCGGCGGTGCGCAGCACCATCGGCCGGAACTCCTCGATCCGGCGCGCGGTGGTGATCGCCGGCGCGAACACCCGCCGGAACCGGACGTGCTCCGGCCCGTCCATCTTGAAGAAGTCGCCCTGCTCGATGGGCGTTTCCGGCGGCATGTTGGCGAGCAGGTGGCCCGCCGAGCCGCAGCGGTTGCTGAAGCGCCGAGGGTCGCCCAGCACCTCACGGACGTCGGCGTACCGGGTGACCAGCCATGCCTCGATGCCGGTCGGGCAGGTGACCCTGGTGACCGGGGTCCGGGCGCGCAGGTCGGCCACCTCGGGGGCTGGCCCGAACGGACAGAGGTCCTCGCGGGGAACGGGCAGGGGGCGGGCGCTCGTCGTCGCGGACAAGGGAACTCCTTGGGCGGAAGGGTGGATACAAGATCAGGTCGGCACTATTCACCGGCTTGGCAAGGAGATCGATGTGGTTGGTGTGAACGGGCAAGGAGACTGCCCGGCTGGACGCGGGCGCTGTGGGCGCGGGTGTGCCGCGGGGCATGCTGCGCACGGTGAGCACGCCGCCGCCCGCATCCTTCCCACTGTCCGCCGCGCAGGCGGGGGAGTGGTTCTGCCAGCAGCGCCAACCGGACAACCCCGGGTTCTGCGTCGCGCAGTACGTGGACATCACCGGCCCGGTGGACGTCGAACTCCTGCGTGCCGCCGTCGATCGCGTGCTGCGGGCGACGGACTCCCTGATGGTGCGCTTCACCATGGACGGCGGGCGGGTGCTGCAGGTGGTGGACCCTTCGCTGGTGGGGCCGATGCCGGTGGTCGACCTGCGGACGGCCGCCGAACCCGAGGCCGCGGCGCACCGCTGGCTGGCGGCGGCACTCGCGCGGCCCTACGACCTGCTGACCGGGCCGGTGTGCTCCTTCGCGCTGCTGCGCCTGGCGGAGCAGCGCACCTGGCTGTACCTGCGGGCGCACCACATCGTCGTGGACGGCTTCGCCGGAGCCGTGGTCGTCCGGTTGGTCGCCGAGTCCTACCGGGCCGCCCTGACCGGTGCGGACTGGCAACCGGGCGAGCAGGGATCGCTGACCCGGATGCTCGCCGAGGAGGCGGCCTATCGCGCCTCACCCCGGTACGCGCTGGACCGCGCGCACCATCTGGCCATGGGGCGCGCCACGCCGGAGCCGGTGTCACCGGCCGGACCGCCGACGCCAGCGGCGGCCACCTTCCGGCGGGTCACCGGTGTGGTTCCGGTGGCACGGGCCGCCCGGCTGCGGTCGCTGGCCAGGCAGTGCCGGGCCGGTCTGCCTGCGTTGCTGATGGCCGCCATGGGCGTGCACCTTGGCCGGATCACCGGCGAGCGGGCGGCGGTGATCAGCGTTCCGCTCGCCGCGCGCACGGGAGCGGTCGGGCGCGACACGGTGACCATGATGGCCAACGAGTTGCCGTTGACGGTGCGCACCGTGCCCGGCGGCACCCTCGTGGAGTTGTTGCGGGAGACCGCCGCGAACGGCCGCATCCTGGTGCGGCACCAGCGATTCCGGTGGGACGAACTCCAGCGGGCACTGCCCGGCCGCCGCTTCGACGCCCCGCACCTCAACATCATGGCCTTCACCCCGACAGCCGGCTTCGGCGCGGCCACCGCCACCGTGCACAACCTGTCCAACGGCGCGGTGGAGGACTACTCGGTCCTGGTCTACGACAACGCGGTCGACGGTTCGCTCCAGGTGCACGTCAATGCCAACCCCGATCGCTATTCCCCACGCGCCACAGGCGATCTGCGCACCGGATTTCTCGGGGTGCTGACCGCGATCGCCGGGGCGGCGCCGGAGACCGTCGTCGACGAACTCGACCTGCCCACTATGCGGACCCGGCTGCCTGTTCGTACCCCTGGTGTTGCCTCAGAACCCCGTCCTGGCCACCCGGGGTGTGCTCAGGCGCTTCCCGGCGCGTCCGCTCTGCTAACTCTTGATCCGGACCGGCCGGCCACCGAATGAACAGTCTTGGAGAGGGCAGATGCGACGGACCATGCTGGGCGGGAAGATCCACCGTGCCACGGTCACCCAGGCCGACCTGCACTACGTCGGGTCGGTCACCATCGACGAGGACCTGATGGTGGCGGCGGGGATTGTCGAGGGCGAGCAGGTGCACGTCGTGGATGTCACCAATGGGGCCAGGCTGATCACCTACGCCATCACCGGTGAGCGGGGGAGCGGGGTCATCGGGATGAACGGTGGGGCCGCGCACCTGGTGCGGCCGGGGGATCTGGTGATCATTCTGTCCTATGTGGAGGTTGAGGACGCCGAGCGGGCCGGGTATCGCTCGCGGGTGGTGCACGTGGACGCCGCCAACGCGGTGCTCGCGCTCGGGAACGACGCGGCCGAACCGGTGCCGGGAGACGCCGGGCTGCGGTCCGGCGCGGTCACCGAAGGCTGAGCTGGCAAGGGTTTCCCGCCGCCGCGGTCCCCAGAGTCAGGAGTTCCGGTGCGACGACGAACTTTTCTGAGTGCTTCGGCTGGCCTTGCCGCTTCGGCCGGTACTGCTGCGGCGGGTGTGTCCCCGGCGGTGCGACCGGTGCGGTTCCAGGTGCTGATGTTCGACGGGGTGGAGGAGCAGGACTTCGTCGCGCCGGTGGAAGTGCTTGGCCTGGCGGCGAAACTCAGTCCAGGGGCGATCGCGCCGCCGGTGATGGTCAGCACCGGCTCGCCCGGGGTGGTCACCTGCACGTACCGGACCAGGGTTGAGGTGCCTGGGGGCTGGGCGCCGGAGTCGGCCGATGTGCTGGTGGTCCCGGGTGGTGGTTACAATCTGCCGCCGTCTGGTGAGCCCCGGCCCGGGGTCCGGAAGTTGATGCGGGACAAGGAGTTCCTCGGCAGGCTGGCCAGGGTGCGGGTGCCGTTGGTGGGGATTTGCACCGGGGTCATGGTGCTCGCCGCGGCCGGGCTCACCCGTGGCCGCACGGCGACCACCCATGGCAAGGCCAAGGCCGACCTGGCCGCGCTGGGTACCACCGTGGTCGACGCGCGGGTGGTCGACGACGGTGATCTGGTCACCGGTGGTGGGGTGACCTCGGGGCTGGATGTGGCGTTGTGGCTGGTCGAGCGCTATGCGGGGGCCAGGGTCGCGCTCGCGGCCGAGGAGGTCATGGAGTACGAGCGGCGCGGCACGGTCTGGCACGCCTGACAGTCCGGTCCGCACCCCACCGGCGTGTTGGCCGTTGTCGTACACAGTGTTGGCCGAACTGGTACACCCTTCGGCCAACACACCGTCCATAACGGCCAACACACCGTCCAGTTCGGCCAACACACCGTACGAGAAGGGCCAACACGGTGGGGGGTTTTGCTTGACGGGGGTGGAGGTGGCTTGCTAGACCTATATCAGGGTTCCTGAGATATAGGAGAGAGTCGATGAGTGCTGCGATCCCCGCTGAGTCCCCGCCTGCCGTGCCTGAGCCGTGGGGGAACACCGTGCAGGTGACCTTTGATCAGGGCATTGCCTGGGTGGTGCTGGATCGGCCGAAGAAGCGCAATGCGATGAATCCGACGCTCAATGACGAGATGGTGCGGGTGCTGGACCACCTGGAGGCCGACGATCGTTGCCGGGTGCTGGTGCTCACCGGGGCGGGGGAGGCGTTCTCCGCCGGTATGGACCTCAAGGAGTACTTCCGCGAGGTGGATGCCACCGGCAGTGTGGCCGTGCAGCTCAAGGTGCGCCGGGCCAGTGCGGAGTGGCAGTGGAAGCGGTTGGCGCACTGGAGCAAGCCGACCATCGCGATGGTCAACGGCTGGTGCTTCGGCGGCGCGTTCACCCCCCTGGTGGCCTGCGACCTCGCCTTCGCCGACGAGCAGGCGCGGTTCGGGCTCTCCGAGGTCAACTGGGGCATCCCGCCGGGCGGGGTGGTCAGCCGGGCGCTGGCCGCGACCGTGCCGCAGCGGGACGCGCTCTTCCACATCATGACCGGCGAGTCCTTCGACGGTCGCAGGGCTGCTGAGATGCGACTGGTCAACGAGGCACTGCCGGGGGACCGGTTGCGCGAGCGCACCCGGGAGGTGGCGCTGAAACTGGCCTCGATGAACCAGGTGGTGCTGCACGCGGCCAAGCTCGGCTACCGGCTGGCCAAGGAGATGCCCTGGGAGCAGGCCGAGGACTACCTCTACGCCAAGCTCGACCAGTCCCAGTTCGTCGACCGCGCCGGGGCCAGGGCCAAGGGGCTCACCCAGTTCCTCGACGACAAGACCTACCGGCCCGGCCTGAGCACCTTCGACCCCGGCAAGGAGTAGCCTGCCGGGTGGTCCTGAGGAGAAACCGTTGCGAAATCAGGGTTTGGGCTCCTGGCCCGCGCGTCGGGCCAGGATGACCCCGCGGGCGGTGGCCCTCCGGCACGAGGGCCGGGAGCTGAGCTACGCGGAGCTGTCCCGGCGGGCGACCGGACTGGCGCACGGCCTGTCCGCCGCGGGCGTGCGCTTCGGTGACCGGGTCGCCTACCTCGGCCCGAACCATCCGGCCTACCTGGAGCTGCTCTTCGCCTGCGGGCTGCTCGGCGCGGTGTTCGTGCCGCTCAACTTCCGGCTCAAGGCCCCGGAGATCGACCACGCGCTGACCGACTCCGGCGCCGCGGTGCTCGTGCACACCCCGGCGCACGCCGACACGGTCGCCGCCCTGGCCGAACACCCCGGCCTGCGGCGGATCGCGGTGGCCGAGCAGTACGAGGAACTGGTGCGGGCCAAGGCCGGGGAGCCACTGGACGTCCCGGTCAGCCTCGACGACATCTGCCTGATCATGTACACCTCGGGCAGCACCGGCCGGCCCAAGGGCGCCATGCTCACGCACGGGAATCTGACCTGGAACAGCGTCAACGTGCTGGTGGAGTCCGATCTCGCCGGTGCCGAGCGGGCGCTGATCGCCGCCCCGCTGTTCCACACCGCCGCGCTGGGCATGATCTGCCTGCCCACACTGCTCAAGGGCGGCACGGTGGTGCTGCATTCCGCCTTCGACCCCGGCGCGGCCCTGGACGCGATCGAGCGGGAGCGGATCACGCTGATGTTCGGCGTACCCACCATGTTCGCCGCGATGGCGGCGCACCCGCGCTGGCCCGAGGTGGACCTGTCCAGCCTGCGCACCCTGTTGTGCGGTGGGGCCCCGGTGCCCACCGCGATCATCCAGCGCTACCTGGACCGTGGGATCGGCTTCGCGCAGGGCTATGGGATGACCGAGACCGCACCCGGCGTGCTGCTGCTCGACCCGGCGCTGGCCCAGGACAAGATCGGCTCCGCCGGGGTGCCCTCGTTCTTCACCGACGTGCGCGTCGTCGATCCCAGCGGCCACCCGGTGCCGCCGGGCATCCGCGGCGAGGTGATTGTCAGCGGTCCCAACGTGATGCCCGGCTACTGGCGTCGCCCCGAGGAGACCGCGACCGCGTTGCGCGGAGGCTGGTTCCACTCCGGCGACGTGGCCACGGTGGACGAGGACGGTTACGTCTACATCGTCGACCGGCTCAAGGACATGATCATCTCGGGTGGGGAGAACATCTACCCGGCCGAGGTGGAGGACGTGATCCACGCCTTCCCCGGGGTGCAGGCCTGCGCGGTGATCGGGGTCCCTGACGAGAAGTGGGGCGAGGTCGGCCGGGCGATCGTGTTGCCGGAGAACGGTGTCGAGGTGCGGGAGGCGGAGTTGCTGGCCTTCCTGCGGACCAGGCTGGCCGGGTACAAGGTGCCCAAGTCGGTGCGGCTGGTGAGTGCGCTGCCGACCTCGGGCTCCGGCAAGATCCTCAAGCCCGAGGTGCGGAAGCTGTACTCCTGAACGGGATCAGAACAGCAGCACCGGTTTGATGGACGCTCCGGAGTGGACTGACTCGGCCGCGGCGTTGATGTCGGCGAAGTCGAATCCGGTGATCAGCTCCTCCAGCGGCAGCCTGCCCGCCTGGTACTGCGCGACCAGGAACGGGATCAGCGTCTCCGGCTCCGAATCCCCTTCGGTCACCCCGAGAATCCGCTTGCCCGCGATCAGGTCGTTCACGTCGATGGCCACCTCGGCGCCGAAGGGCGGCGCGCCGACCACCGCGCAGCCACCGCGGGCGGCCAGCGCGTCCACCGCGGTGCGCAGCACGCCGGTGTTGCCGGTGGACTCCACCGCGTTGTCCACCCCGCGTCCGCCGGTGATCTCCCGCAGCATCGCGGGCACGTCCTGTTCCGCGGCGTTGATCGTGTGCGTGGCGCCCAGTTCGGCCGCGAGCCGCAACCGTTGCGGGAGCAGGTCGACGGCGATGATCTGGCCCGCGTTCGCCCAGGTGCCCGCGATGATCGCGGCCAGTCCGACGGCCCCGGAACCGAAGACGGCCAGGGACTGCCCGTAGGCCGGGCGCAGCGTGTTGAGCACCGCGCCGACCCCGGTCTGGATGCCGCAGCCCAGCGGGGCGAGCACCTCCAGGGGCAGGTCCGGGGCCACCTTGACCAGGCTGCGTTCGTCCACCAGTGCGCGGGTGGCGAAGCTGGACTGGCCGAAGAAGCGGCCGCCGATGCCGTGTCCGGCGCGGCTCAGGGTGTGACTGCCGTCCGCGCGGCGGCCGCCGATCAGGTTGGCGGGCAACCAGGTCGCGCAGTAGGCCGGGTGGCCGTCGCGGCAGGCGGCACAGCGGCCGCAGGAGGTGAAGGTGAGCAGCACGTGATCACCGGGCACCACCCTGGTGACCGCCGAGCCGACCTGCTCGACCACCCCGGCGCCCTCGTGTCCGAGCACCCCGGGCAACGGGAAGGGCAGGCCGCCGGAGCGCACGCTGAGATCGGTGTGGCAGAGCCCGGCGGCGACCATCCGCACCAGGACCTCGTCCGGGCGCGGCGCGTCGAGTTCGACCTCGCTGATGGTGAACGCGCCGCCCGCTTCCTCGACCACAGCGGCCTGTGCCTGCGACATCGGGAACTCCTGTCAGAACGGGTATTTCGGCGCGGTGGCGCGCACGGTCAGCCACTGGGTGTCGGTGAACGCCTCCAGGTTGGCGCGGGCGCCGCCGACCCGGGAGGTCCCGGAGGCGCGGACCCCGCCGAAGGGGGCGTTCGGATCGTCGTTGAAGGTCTGGTCGTTCACGTGCACCAGGCCGGCGGGCACCCGGTCGGCGATGGCCATCGCGGTGGCCAGGTCGTTGCCCAGCACACCGAGTGCCAGCCCGTACTCGCTGTCGGCGGCCAGCAGCACCGCTTCGTCCACTGTGGAGAATGGACGCACGCAGGCCACCGGACCGAAGACCTCCTCGCGGTAGGCCGGGGTGGTGGCGGTGCAGTCGGCCAGCACGGTGGGGCGGAAGAACAACCCGTCGTGCGTGCCGCCCGCGACCAGCCGGGCGCCGTCGGCGATGCTGCGATCGACCAGGTCCCTGACCCGGTTCAGCTGCTTCTGGTCGATGATCGGGCCGAGTGCGACGTCCGCCCGGAAGGCGTCGCCGACGGTGAGCGCGTCGGCCTTCTTGGCCAGCAGGGCGACGTAGTCCGGGTAGATCGACTCGTGCACCAGGTGCCTGCCGATGGCCATGCATGCCTGTCCGGAGTGGACGAAGTTGCCGAACGCGCCGCAGGAGGCGGCCGCCTCGACATCGACGTCGCCGAGTACGACCAGGGCGCTGTTGCCGCCGAGTTCGAGGTGTGTGCGGGTCAGCGTTTTCGCCGCCTGCGCGCCGATCGCGCGCCCGGCCGCGGTGGAACCGGTGAACGAGACCACCCGCACCTGGGGCGCGTCGATCAGCGCGCTGCCCACCTCGGGGCCGCCGGGCAGCATCTGCAGCAGCCCCTCCGGCAGTCCGGCCTCCTCGAAGATCCGGGCGATGAGCACGCCGCCGCAGACCGCGGTGCGCGGATCCGGCTTGAGCAGCACCGCGTTGCCCAGCGCCAGGGCCGGGGCGAGTGAGCGCATGGACAGGATGAGCGGGAAGTTGAACGGCGAGATCACCGAGACCACGCCGACCGGAATCCGGCGCTCCACACTGATCCGGGGCATCGAGGAGTGCAGCAGTTCACCGTAGGGGGCGGTGGCCAGCGCGGCGGCCTCCCGGCACTCGCCGATCGCGGCCGTCACCTCCAGGCCGCTCTTGAACCGGGTCGAACCCGATTCGCGCACCAGCCACTCGGTGATCTCCTCGGTGTGCTCCTCGAACAGCGCGGCGGCCCGGGAGAGCACCGCGGCCCGCTGGTCCGCCGGGGTCGCCGCCCACGCGCTCTGCACCACGGCGGCCCGTTGCGCGGCCACCATCGCGTCGTCGGCGGTGGCCTGACCGACCTCGGCCAGTGCGGCGCCGGTGGCCGGTTCGACCGCCAGGTGGTCGATCCCCGAACCCTTCAGCCAGGTGCCGGTGAAGATCCGGCCGGCCCAGGTTCCATCCCCGAGCAGCGTCATGTCGGCTCCTCTCGTCAGGTCACCCAAGATGTCAGGTTCCCTGATATTCAGTCAAGCATGGCGAAGGATCAGGTCACGGTTGGGAGGTGCCGGGCGCGCTGCTCAGTCGCGCCCGGCGTCGGTGTTCTCGCGCTCCCTGGCCAGTGGCGCCAGTGAGCCGATGCCGAGTTCGAGGGCCTCGCGGAACACCGCGCGCTGGCCTGGACTGAACTGTTCGAGCATGGCCCGCTCCAGTTCCAGCACGGCGGGCCTGCACTCGGCGAGCAGTTCCCGGCCCTGTTCGGTCAGCGTGGCCAGCAGCACGCGCTTGTTGCCCAGTTGCGCCTCCCGGCGGATCAGGCCGCGCTTTTCCAAGGTCAGCACCATCTCGTGCATGGTCTGCGGGCGCAGGAACGAGCGCCGGGCCAGCTGTGCCGAGGAGGTCGCGCCACGCGCCTCCAGTACGGTGAGCGCGGTGTACTGCAATGTGGTCAGTCCGCGCGGCCGCAGCGCGTCGTCCAGCAGCGAGCGGCTCACCAGCTCCAGCCGCTTGATCAGGTACAGGGTCAACGGCGTGCCGTCGGTGGTGGCCATCCGCACATCCTCTCACCGCGCGCCAGGGTTTCAGCCTTCCTGATGATGCCATCAGGAGTCCCAGATCGCGCCGTAGGCGGGGATGCCCCGGCTTTCCAGGCCGTGCACCACCTGCCAGGTGAGCTTCTTGTTGGAGATGCAGATGACCGCCTCGGCGTCGAAATCCCGGTAGGCGGCATAGGCCAGGCGCACCATGTCGGGCTTGCCGTGCTCGCCGGTGTCCCAGATCTGGGCGTCGGGCTGCACCGCGAGGATCTCCTCCACCAGGCCGTCGCCGTAGGTCAGCCGCGGGTCGCGGGTGGCCCACACCAGCCGGGCAGGCACCTCCTGGGCGAGCAGGTGCGGCAGGCAGGGGCCGATGCCGCTGCCGGTGGCCACGTAGACGACCCGGCGGAACAGGGTCTCGATGTTGGCCACACCCGCGGTGCTGATGCCCTTGACCCACACATGCGAGGGCAGGTCGTCGATGAACCGGCCGGTCCAGTCGCCCGCACGGGAGATGGTCAGCCGGAAGCCGTGTTCGCCGGGGGCGGGGATGTTGGCGAAGGAGTGCCACTCCCGCAGCGGGGACCGGCTGATCGCGGTGGAGGAACCGGCGAAAGGCTTGCGGCCGTGGGTGAACCGGGCGATGGCCACGTGCGGTGAGGGCCGCTCGATGGTCACCGGCACCCGGCGCAACCGGGTCCACGGCGCGAGCACGGCCGCGGTGAGCGCGAGCAGCACCCAGAACCGCGGTGTGTCCACCAGCGACAGTCCACTGTGGATGGATTGGGTGCTGGTCAGCGCCCACAGCAGGATCAGCGCGGTCCAGCCGCCGAAGCGGTGCATCAGCTCGAAGTGGTTGTGCCACTTCGCCCGCAGCCGCGGCAGCGCCAGCGCCACCATGGCGAGGAACAGGGCCACCAGCGCGTAGGCCAGGACCAGCACGGCGGCCGGTGCGCCCTCAACAGTGCTCAGGACGGTGAAACCGAGGAACCACAACGTGCCCGACACCGCGCCGCCGACGTGCAGGCCGCCGAAGTGGTAGACCTTGCCCAGCAGCCAGCGCACCCGCAGCGGCCAGGTCACCGGCGCCGCGGTGGCCAGCCGGAACAGCAGGTTGATCAGGCGCTGGCGGCGGATCAGGATGGCCAGCGCGAAGTCGGCCAGGGCGGCGTTGGCGGCGAAGTCGGCGGAGATCCCGCCGGGCAGCGCGAAACCCAGTAGCACCAGGTTGATCAGGATGACCGCGGCGGCGAGCCGGTTGTGGTGCATCAGCCGCGGGGTTTTCCACACCCGCCGCAGCGGGGGCAGGGGTTCCGGCAGCGCGATGTCGTTGACCAGCACCGTCATGCCACCGCCCCCGTGCCGCGCGCGATCCGCAGCAGCCTGGCCTTGTCGATCTTGCCCCGGTCGGTGGCGGGCAACGCGGCCAGCGGGTGCACCGCGGCCGGGACGCAGTAGTACGGCAGCTCCTCGGCGATGGCGCGCAGCGCGGCGGCCGGGTCGACGGTGGCGGGCTGGACGAAGGCCACCAGCGTGCGGTCGTCCAGTTTGAGGGTGGCCGCCCTGGTGCAGCCGGGCAGGTTCTCCAGCACCGCGGACACCGA contains:
- a CDS encoding acyl-CoA synthetase, with translation MRNQGLGSWPARRARMTPRAVALRHEGRELSYAELSRRATGLAHGLSAAGVRFGDRVAYLGPNHPAYLELLFACGLLGAVFVPLNFRLKAPEIDHALTDSGAAVLVHTPAHADTVAALAEHPGLRRIAVAEQYEELVRAKAGEPLDVPVSLDDICLIMYTSGSTGRPKGAMLTHGNLTWNSVNVLVESDLAGAERALIAAPLFHTAALGMICLPTLLKGGTVVLHSAFDPGAALDAIERERITLMFGVPTMFAAMAAHPRWPEVDLSSLRTLLCGGAPVPTAIIQRYLDRGIGFAQGYGMTETAPGVLLLDPALAQDKIGSAGVPSFFTDVRVVDPSGHPVPPGIRGEVIVSGPNVMPGYWRRPEETATALRGGWFHSGDVATVDEDGYVYIVDRLKDMIISGGENIYPAEVEDVIHAFPGVQACAVIGVPDEKWGEVGRAIVLPENGVEVREAELLAFLRTRLAGYKVPKSVRLVSALPTSGSGKILKPEVRKLYS
- a CDS encoding NAD(P)-dependent alcohol dehydrogenase — encoded protein: MSQAQAAVVEEAGGAFTISEVELDAPRPDEVLVRMVAAGLCHTDLSVRSGGLPFPLPGVLGHEGAGVVEQVGSAVTRVVPGDHVLLTFTSCGRCAACRDGHPAYCATWLPANLIGGRRADGSHTLSRAGHGIGGRFFGQSSFATRALVDERSLVKVAPDLPLEVLAPLGCGIQTGVGAVLNTLRPAYGQSLAVFGSGAVGLAAIIAGTWANAGQIIAVDLLPQRLRLAAELGATHTINAAEQDVPAMLREITGGRGVDNAVESTGNTGVLRTAVDALAARGGCAVVGAPPFGAEVAIDVNDLIAGKRILGVTEGDSEPETLIPFLVAQYQAGRLPLEELITGFDFADINAAAESVHSGASIKPVLLF
- a CDS encoding benzaldehyde dehydrogenase, with protein sequence MTLLGDGTWAGRIFTGTWLKGSGIDHLAVEPATGAALAEVGQATADDAMVAAQRAAVVQSAWAATPADQRAAVLSRAAALFEEHTEEITEWLVRESGSTRFKSGLEVTAAIGECREAAALATAPYGELLHSSMPRISVERRIPVGVVSVISPFNFPLILSMRSLAPALALGNAVLLKPDPRTAVCGGVLIARIFEEAGLPEGLLQMLPGGPEVGSALIDAPQVRVVSFTGSTAAGRAIGAQAAKTLTRTHLELGGNSALVVLGDVDVEAAASCGAFGNFVHSGQACMAIGRHLVHESIYPDYVALLAKKADALTVGDAFRADVALGPIIDQKQLNRVRDLVDRSIADGARLVAGGTHDGLFFRPTVLADCTATTPAYREEVFGPVACVRPFSTVDEAVLLAADSEYGLALGVLGNDLATAMAIADRVPAGLVHVNDQTFNDDPNAPFGGVRASGTSRVGGARANLEAFTDTQWLTVRATAPKYPF
- a CDS encoding MarR family winged helix-turn-helix transcriptional regulator; its protein translation is MATTDGTPLTLYLIKRLELVSRSLLDDALRPRGLTTLQYTALTVLEARGATSSAQLARRSFLRPQTMHEMVLTLEKRGLIRREAQLGNKRVLLATLTEQGRELLAECRPAVLELERAMLEQFSPGQRAVFREALELGIGSLAPLARERENTDAGRD
- a CDS encoding ferredoxin reductase domain-containing protein, translating into MTVLVNDIALPEPLPPLRRVWKTPRLMHHNRLAAAVILINLVLLGFALPGGISADFAANAALADFALAILIRRQRLINLLFRLATAAPVTWPLRVRWLLGKVYHFGGLHVGGAVSGTLWFLGFTVLSTVEGAPAAVLVLAYALVALFLAMVALALPRLRAKWHNHFELMHRFGGWTALILLWALTSTQSIHSGLSLVDTPRFWVLLALTAAVLAPWTRLRRVPVTIERPSPHVAIARFTHGRKPFAGSSTAISRSPLREWHSFANIPAPGEHGFRLTISRAGDWTGRFIDDLPSHVWVKGISTAGVANIETLFRRVVYVATGSGIGPCLPHLLAQEVPARLVWATRDPRLTYGDGLVEEILAVQPDAQIWDTGEHGKPDMVRLAYAAYRDFDAEAVICISNKKLTWQVVHGLESRGIPAYGAIWDS